The following are encoded together in the Penicillium digitatum chromosome 3, complete sequence genome:
- a CDS encoding Peptidase C48, SUMO/Sentrin/Ubl1 — MLRKVRGRFGDKLNPDDAFLSYYDVRLTREDMQTLKNDWLTDNIISFWEEYLEHEFLSRYQSSNIILLRPSMSFMILQTPDPRTLREALPDFTRATHVFLPINDCRNVSQAEGGTHWSLLLISVVDRIAFHYDSLYQGNIWEAETLTRKFGYLLNIPIRFLHLNDSPQQDGGSDCGVYVCMNMRHLLMKRLLMASAHEKVSMSLGGRKVDANASRKEMAKIIEGFRKEGERRRSTSGSPMGKKSRSPPRVD; from the exons ATGTTGCGCAAGGTGCGCGGCCGGTTTGGCGATAAG TTGAATCCAGATGATGCCTTTTTGAGTT ATTACGACGTGCGAT TGACAAGAGAGGACATGCAAACTCTTAAGAACGACTGGCTCACAGACAAT ATCATCTCATTTTGGGAGGA GTATCTCGAACATGAATTTCTTTCACGATACCAATCCTCCAATATCATTCTCCTCCGTCCCAGCATGTCATTCATGATTCTTCAAACCCCCGATCCACGCACCCTGCGCGAAGCACTCCCGGACTTTACTCGAGCCACCCATGTATTCCTCCCCATCAACGACTGCCGCAATGTCTCCCAAGCAGAAGGAGGCACACACTGGTCCCTCCTATTGATCTCGGTCGTCGACCGCATCGCATTCCACTATGACTCGCTATACCAAGGAAACATCTGGGAGGCAGAAACGTTGACTCGTAAATTTGGATACCTCCTAAACATTCCCATTAGGTTCCTACATCTCAATGACTCACCCCAGCAAGACGGCGGCAGCGACTGCGGTGTCTACGTGTGTATGAACATGCGTCATCTTCTCATGAAGCGGTTGCTGATGGCGAGCGCACATGAGAAGGTGAGTATGAGTCTCGGTGGTCGGAAGGTCGACGCCAATGCTTCTCGGAAAGAGATGGCCAAGATCATCGAAGGGTTCCGGAAAGAAGGCGAGCGCCGACGATC AACAAGCGGCAGTCCTATGGGAAAGAAATCGAGGAGTCCTCCGCGTGTTGATTGA
- a CDS encoding Protein kinase-like domain, with product MSSVAGKPDLFEYTSGRFLFNEELRHAERRVKFDVDALARVACHSVGRHFKSVASVTKLAEGGFNRVLQVTFNDGYAVLARLSYRTTVPRHHTVASEAATLALLRAHGVPVPKVLAYSPDQTNAVGTEYLILEKLEGAPLSEQWLSLDTKTRVRILRQVVDLERRFMSIHFPASGSLYHRQDLDDSQLFASVSDDIVVGPTAQHEWWYRERASLAVDRGPWNTFQHALKHLPSAI from the exons ATGTCCTCTGTGGCTGGTAAGCCCGATCTCTTCGAGTACACCTCTGGACGCTTTTT ATTCAACGAAGAGCTTCGTCACGCTGAACGCCGTGTTAAATTCGACGTGGATGCTCTTGCAAGAGTGGCCTGTCATTCTGTCGGTCGACACTTCAAGAGCGTGGCCTCGGTCACAAAACTCGCCGAGGGGGGCTTCAACCGTGTCTTGCAAGTCACCTTCAACGACGGATATGCTGTTCTTGCAAGGCTATCGTACAGAACGACTGTTCCGAGACATCATACAGTGGCTAGTGAAGCTGCTACACTCGCACTTCTGCGTGCTCATGGAGTCCCAGTCCCAAAAGTCCTTGCGTATTCTCCAGATCAAACAAACGCCGTCGGAACCGAATATCTTATACTTGAAAAGCTGGAAGGAGCGCCCTTGAGTGAGCAATGGCTCTCCTTGGATACCAAAACTCGGGTCAGAATACTGAGACAGGTTGTCGATCTGGAGAGACGATTTATGAGCATTCACTTTCCAGCAAGCGGAAGTCTCTATCACCGCCAAGATCTCGACGACTCACAACTGTTTGCCTCAGTCTCGGACGACATCGTCGTTGGCCCAACTGCACAGCATGAATGGTGGTATCGAGAACGGGCCTCTCTAGCGGTTGACCGCGGCCCGT GGAATACCTTTCAGCATGCTTTGAAGCACCTGCCAAGCGCGATATAG